A region of the Primulina eburnea isolate SZY01 chromosome 7, ASM2296580v1, whole genome shotgun sequence genome:
CACAAGTTATTGAATTGTAGATATTTGTTTGTCGTGAAGGTATTGTTCATTTACATTGCTTGTGCTTATATTTTCCCAAAAAGTTACTGTTTCAACAAATGGTGTCTCCTTGAGATATTAATTTCTGTTTTGTGAACTAGCATACAGAAGTAAAGAACTTCTTGGACAGTTGGGCTGGACTGGAAGATTGGCGAAATGGGTTATGATACACTTTCACAAGTCTCCTATGAGAGTTTGATTTGTTATACCGATAACTTTAGTGAGGGAAACTACATTGGCCATTTCCAATTTGGAAAATATTACCATGGAAAAATTGTACGAAAGGGTGGGGTCCAACATGTGGTGGTGAAGATATGGGAAGTTCCTGTTATATACAACTATCTACCTGGAGAAAATGAGGCTAGATTATTTGTATGGTTTCTTCTGGAGAAAGCACATTTCATATTTCCATTGTCTAGCAGTCTGACAGATTACTAATAGCTTGCTTGTTCAGGATGAGCTGAGTTTACTTGGCCACCACACAGCAATCAGTCATCCCGCCATGGTAACATTGTGCGAATACTGCTTTGATGGTGAACATCTTGGCATTGTTTATGAGCTCAAGGCACTTGATTCTCTCTATAACCTCATTCCGGAAGGTACCCAACTTCTCTTTTCTGAAATTTTCAGTTTTGGTCAAGTTTTTACTTGATATTTTCTACCCAAGGGTAGCTGCCCACCAGTTGGAGATCCATTGTGTGCTGATAAGCTTAGAGAAATTATTGCACAAATCACAATAGTTGCCAGttctaataaataaattaatctcATTAAATAAAACAAGAAAATTGCTGTGCCTTTGAGCAGACACATCCAGAATATCCACCTCAACCACTGAAAATAGGTTCAAACACTTGATTGTTATAGTCTGTACACTAGTAGGTCATCAAAGCAGCAGAGAAACAGTGCTGAGATGGTAGTCCAACAAGTGATTGCGAAGAGATGATAATTTTTAGCTTCGATTCAGTAAGGAACCAAGTATGGCGGAGAAAAAAATCTTCTGTGACCTGGTTGGATAATGCTCCTTTATATGATGTGGTTAGCCTAAACTTAATGTTTGTAGCAAACTGAGAAAAAGAAGAGCAAAACACGTATCCGTTTTACTTGATCACAAACAGACTTGATGCTCAGTACTTTCAGGAATCTTTTTTCGTCTGTGCTTTGGTAAAATTCTGTTGTGTCTGGTGTGAGATGTCATTAATGGTTCATGTTGCTGATCGATATGCTAAGATTGAGATGTGGGTTTTTTGTACTTGTTCACTTATGGCACATGTCATCTCAATTATTTTGCACCTAAGCATGTGTTATATGTAGATGGTTTTACATGGCTTCAAAGAATCAAAGTTGCCCTCAGATTTGCTAGTCTTCTCAAATTTTTACATGCTGGAAATCCGAATTTCAATCCCTACATTGTTCGCAATCTGGATGCTGCCCATATACTGCTCGAGGAGGTCTTTTCCCTGATTCGCCAATTCTAGGATTATGGTATAAAGTTATCGTTAGTTGAAATTTATTCACTTATCATGCAGGACCATAACCCAAAATTATGTGATTTTGGTATGATCACTGGTGGGATATTTCCAGACAGgacaaagataaaaaaggaggTGGTCATTGGGTGTTATGGTTATATCGACGCGCATTCAGCTTACCGAGGTACGCCACCCATTGTATTCTTAGCTTCTCTGTAGTAAAGATCAAAACTGTAGTTTTGTTGTGGGCCACTAAACTGTCATGGTGCTGGTTCTATAGAATatgtttttcttaaaaaactGTTTATTGATTTCTACCTATTTTTCAAGTTCTTTTTTCATTAGAAAAAAAGTACTTGTGCATCAGGATTAACACGAAACCGATATCTTTAAGCTTGACATTAGGCTATTGGTTTGCTGCCCACACGATGGTAGTTTGCAAAATTCATAGCTGATTTCCATAACCAAAGTGTAGATTAGTTTGTTTACAAATAAAACACCAATATATGATCTTATTCTCAGCACAACATTTGGCTCCTACATAGCAGTTAATACCACAGAAGTGTGTTGGGTTTAATTGTTGATTTGCAATGAGATGTACTCGGGTTTTCTGCAGGTACGTGGTCACGTGCACGAGATGTGTTTGCATTTGGGACTATACTTTTGAGTTTGATTTCTAAAAGAGTTTACACTGAAGAAGAAAGGCTATCGAATGCGCCAAATGTTAATGAATGGGCCTGGGAGGAATATAACAGTAACTTGGATTCATACTCGCTTGTCCACGAAAGTTTAGCAGCTGAAAGTGATTTTGATCCTCTAGATGGTCGTAAAATTACCGTCCTGGGTATACAGTGCCTTCGTGATCCTGGTTATTACCGACCTACCATGAAGCAAGTTGTGAAGAGACTGCTGAAACTCAAAGTAGTTAAGCGGCATGCAGACTTTCTAGGAGTAAACATGATGCATTCCCCACAATAAAATGGCAACAGAAGTAAGTGCACTATTATTTAGGCCGGGATGTGTTAATTTATCATGATAATATTGGTAGAAACTGGTGTAGCATCGTATTTATCCTGGACTAATGTTTATAAAGTCTATTTAGTTTTCGTTTTGTGCttctatatatatgtgtgtgtgtatatatatatactatcaATACCAAATAAGTTATATTTGGTGGGTTTAGTAGTTTTAGgagaaaaaatataaaaaaaataatcacatTATTATATGAAAACCAAACTTTGATAAATtacattattaaaattataaaacaaacCAATTAAGACTAAACTGGCAACTTTCTATGTTTGGGACCAGTATGCATAATGAGGCACCGGTTTTGGGCTGGTTTCGGCGCCATCGTTCCTGGCATTGGTCCAGAACCGGTTCTGGACATTTTTAGAAAAGAATAAACAAACATATAATAAATGGTTCTGGACATTTTTAGAAAAGAATAAACGAACATATAATAAATGGTTGAAAATGCAATATAAATTTATCGATGGCAAATTGGAGGAGTATTTGGCACTCGCAGGCCTTAATTCGTGAAGGTTATCGATGGAAAATTGGAGGGGACAACAATATTTCGGTATGGTCAGAGCCATGGCTACGTAATCTCGAAAAGCCTCGTGTTGAAACTCAAATCATCCCGGGACTAGAATCTCTGAAGGTTGCAGATTTACTTATACCATTCACTCTTGAAGGGGATACCGAGTTCATTGAAGATATTTTCTGTGCTCGAGACACTTCAGAAATCAAAAACATCCCCCTTATGACTAGTGGTCCGAACGTTCAAATTTGGCGTTTCAGCAAAGATGGAAATTATT
Encoded here:
- the LOC140836952 gene encoding probable serine/threonine-protein kinase PBL17; the encoded protein is MGYDTLSQVSYESLICYTDNFSEGNYIGHFQFGKYYHGKIVRKGGVQHVVVKIWEVPVIYNYLPGENEARLFDELSLLGHHTAISHPAMVTLCEYCFDGEHLGIVYELKALDSLYNLIPEDGFTWLQRIKVALRFASLLKFLHAGNPNFNPYIVRNLDAAHILLEEDHNPKLCDFGMITGGIFPDRTKIKKEVVIGCYGYIDAHSAYRGTWSRARDVFAFGTILLSLISKRVYTEEERLSNAPNVNEWAWEEYNSNLDSYSLVHESLAAESDFDPLDGRKITVLGIQCLRDPGYYRPTMKQVVKRLLKLKVVKRHADFLGVNMMHSPQ